From one Eulemur rufifrons isolate Redbay chromosome 23, OSU_ERuf_1, whole genome shotgun sequence genomic stretch:
- the ADGRG5 gene encoding adhesion G-protein coupled receptor G5, whose translation MDRRGALFLCLCLRTLQNVTAEASGDLLRWMEKMEGPPRGRSAMPSLAQQVHILEQKLLNVSLGDYNLTLQTRTIQSLAFKLGCDFAGLSLSSTALEPVPQAWDHHAMQFPAELTRDACSTRSRELRLICVYFFTDSLFKDDNNSSLLNNYVLGARLSHGRVHNLTDPVNISFWHNQSLEDYTVTCVFWKEGAGEHHWGAWSSEGCRTERPSPAQVLCRCNHLTYFAVLMQLSPARVPAELLAPLTYISLVGCSVSIVASLLAVLLHCHARKQSDSTARIHVNLHTSVLLLNVAFLLSPALALPAVPGSACVLLAAALHYALLSCLTWMAVEGFNLYLLLGRVYNVYIRRYVLKLCALGWGLPALLVLLPLAARSSVYGPYTVSSSQENGTGFQNVSICWVRSPLVRSVLVMGYGGLTSLFNLVVLAWALWALRRLRARVGAPGARACRDTVTVLGLTVLLGTTWALAFFSFGVFLLPQLFVFTTCNSLYGFFLFLWFCSQRYRSEAEAQAEMEAFSSSQATP comes from the exons ATGGATCGCCGGGGGGCCCTTTTCCTCTGCCTGTGCCTTCGGACTTTGCAGAACGTGACAGCAG AGGCATCGGGGGACCTTCTGCGCTGGATGGAGAAGATGGAGGGGCCCCCCAGGGGCCGCAGCGCCATGCCCTCTCTCGCTCA GCAAGTCCACATCCTGGAGCAGAAGCTGCTGAACGTCAGCCTCGGGGACTACAACCTCACCTTGCAGACACGCACCATCCAGTCCCTGGCCTTCAAGCTGGGCTGTGACTTTGCGGGCCTCTCGCTGAGCAGCACCGCCCTGGAGCCTGTACCCCAG GCCTGGGACCACCACGCCATGCAGTTCCCTGCTGAGCTGACCCGGGACGCCTGCAGCACCCGCTCCAGGGAGCTGCGGCTCATCTGCGTCTACTTCTTCACAGACTCCCTTTTCAAG GACGACAACAACTCATCTCTGCTCAATAACTACGTGCTGGGGGCCCGGCTGAGCCACGGGCGTGTGCACAACCTGACCGATCCGGTCAACATCAGCTTCTGGCACAACCAAAGCCTG GAAGACTACACAGTGACCTGCGTCTTCTGGAAGGAGGGAGCCGGCGAGCACCACTGGGGAGCCTGGAGCTCCGAGGGCTGTCGCACGGAGCGGCCCTCACCTGCCCAGGTGCTCTGCCGCTGCAACCACCTCACCTACTTTGCGGTTCTCATG CAACTGTCCCCGGCCCGGGTCCCTGCAGAGTTGCTGGCGCCGCTCACCTACATCTCCCTCGTGGGCTGCAGCGTCTCCATCGTGGCCTCGCTGCTCGCTGTCCTGCTGCACTGCCATGCCAG GAAGCAGAGTGACTCCACAGCGCGCATCCACGTGAACCTGCACACCTCGGTGCTGCTCCTGAACGTCGCCTTCCTGCTGAGCCCCGCGCTGGCCCTGCCCGCCGTGCCCGGGTCGGCGTGCGTGCTCCTGGCCGCCGCCCTGCACTACGCGCTGCTCAGCTGCCTCACCTGGATGGCCGTGGAAGGCTTCAACCTCTACCTTCTCCTCGGCCGCGTCTACAACGTCTACATCCGCCGATACGTGCTCAAGCTCTGCGCTCTGGGCTGGG GGCTCCCGGCCCTCTTGGTGCTGCTTCCGCTCGCTGCCAGGAGCTCAGTGTACGGACCCTACACCGTCTCCAGCAGCCAGGAAAATGGCACCGGCTTCCAGAACGTGTCCAT aTGCTGGGTGCGGAGCCCCCTGGTGCGCAGCGTCCTGGTCATGGGCTACGGTGGCCTCACGTCCCTTTTCAACCTGGTGGTGCTGGCCTGGGCGCTGTGGGCCCTGCGCAGGCTGCGGGCGCGGGTCGGGGCGCCGGGCGCACGGGCCTGCCGGGACACCGTCACCGTGCTGGGCCTCACCGTGCTGCTGGGCACCACCTGGGCCTTGGCCTTCTTCTCCTTTGGCGTCTTCCTGCTGCCCCAGCTGTTCGTCTTCACCACCTGCAACTCACTCTACG gtttcttcctcttcctgtggTTCTGCTCCCAGAGGTACCGCTCGGAGGCGGAGGCCCAGGCAGAGATGGAGGCCTTCAGCTCCTCCCAGGCGACGCCATAG